The following proteins are encoded in a genomic region of Maylandia zebra isolate NMK-2024a linkage group LG1, Mzebra_GT3a, whole genome shotgun sequence:
- the LOC101472041 gene encoding Golgi apparatus protein 1, translated as MAAYSRAQLLLLLSSVCLCSFGSVLGLKAASGPAELHNPPVLRPADPPAKDAPAAAAAGASQPRRATGWKLSEEEACREDLTRLCPKHTWTNNLAVLECLQDRKEEIDIAPDCNHLLWNYKLNLTTDPKFESVAMEICKSTITEIKECNEVERGRGYLVSCLVDHRVNISEYQCNQYITKMTSIIFSDYRLICGFMDKCKEDINSLRCGSINIGHKDIHSQGEVIACLEKALVREVEQQDRAHPIKEECQKAILRVAELSSDDFHLDRHLYFSCRDDRERFCQNIQAGEGKVYKCLFNHKFEEAMSEKCRDALTTRQKLISQDYRVSYSLAKACKLDLRKQRCSLDTSLPRAREARLSYLLLCLEASVHRGHPVSGECQGEMLDYRRMLMEDFSLSPEIVLHCRTEIEAQCSGLHRKGRTLHCLMRIGRGDRSNAMDSVCQNALQTLIQSADPGGDYRIDRALNEACESVIQTACKHIRNGDPMILSCLMEHLYTEKMVEDCEHRLLELQYFISRDWKLDPILYKKCQADAARLCHTHGWNETNEVMPPGAVFSCLYRHAYRTEEQGRRLSRDCKVEVQRILHQRALDVKLDPELQKRCMTDLGKWCSEKTDAGQELECLQDHLEDLVSGCKDVVGNLTELESEDIQIDALLIRACEPVIQAHCHDVADNQIDTGDLMECLVQNKHQKEMNDKCAVGVTHFQLIQMKDFRFSYKFKMACKEDVLRLCPNIKKKVDVVICLSTTVRNDTLQEAREQRVSLKCRKQLRVEELEMSEDIRLEPELYEPCKSDISRLCPNVAFGNAQMIECLKEQKKQLSQRCHQRIFRLQEVEMSDPELDYQLMRVCKQMIKRFCTEADARNVLQCLKQNKNSELMDPKCKQMITKRQITQNTDYRLNPVLRKACRADIPKFCQSILNKASEDGELEGQVIACLKLKYADQRLSSDCEDQIRVILQESALDYRLDRQLQMHCSEEISRLCAEEAAAQEQTGQVEECLKVNLLKIRQEACKKEVLNMLKESKADIFVDPVLHTACALDLKHHCAAITPGRGRQMSCLMEALQDKRVRLQPECKKRLQDRIDMWSYAAKVAPAEGFSDLAVQVMTSPSKNYILFMIALSVCVLFLVGLLCGRITKRVTRELKDR; from the exons ATGGCGGCGTACAGTCGcgctcagctgctgctgctgttgtcgtCCGTGTGCCTCTGCAGTTTCGGCTCCGTCCTCGGCTTGAAGGCTGCCAGCGGCCCGGCCGAGCTTCACAACCCGCCCGTCCTGAGACCCGCTGATCCGCCGGCGAAGGATGCACCTGCAGCCGCAGCCGCTGGGGCCTCACAGCCTCGAAGGGCGACCGGTTGGAAGCTGTCGGAAGAGGAGGCCTGCCGGGAGGACCTGACCCGCCTCTGTCCCAAGCACACCTGGACCAACAACCTGGCAGTGCTGGAGTGTCTGCAGGACCGCAAAGAG GAAATTGATATTGCTCCTGACTGCAACCAT CTTCTGTGGAACTACAAACTCAATCTAACCACAGATCCAAAGTTTGAATCTGTGGCCATGGAGATTTGTAAGAGCACCATCACTGAG ATAAAGGAGTGTAATGAGGTGGAGCGAGGGAGGGGCTACCTGGTGTCCTGCCTGGTGGATCACCGTGTTAACATCAGTGAGTACCAGTGTAACCAGTATATCACCAAGATGACCAGCATCATCTTCAGCGACTACAGGTTGATCTGTGGCTTCATGGACAAATGCAAAGAAGATATCAACAGCCTGCGCTGCGGCAGCATCAACATAGGACACAAG GACATTCACTCCCAGGGTGAAGTGATCGCTTGTCTCGAGAAGGCGTTAGTGAGGGAGGTGGAGCAACAGGATCGTGCTCATCCAATCAAAGAGGAGTGTCAGAAAGCGATCCTGCGGGTGGCGGAACTTTCCTCAGATGACTTTCACCTCGACAGACACCTTTACTTCTCCTGCCGAGACGACCGCGAGAGGTTCTGCCAGAAC ATTCAGGCAGGAGAAGGGAAAGTCTACAAGTGTCTGTTCAATCACAAGTTTGAAGAGGCCATGTCGGAAAAG TGCCGTGATGCTCTCACCACTCGTCAGAAGCTCATCTCTCAGGACTACAGAGTTAGTTACTCGTTAGCTAAAGCCTGCAAGCTGGACCTGAGGAAGCAGCGCTGCAGCCTGGACACCAGCCTGCCGCGTGCCCGTGAAGCCCGACTGTCATACCTGCTCCTGTGCCTTGAAGCTTCTGTGCACCGTG GGCATCCGGTCAGCGGAGAATGCCAGGGGGAGATGCTGGACTACCGGCGGATGCTGATGGAGGATTTCTCTCTCAGTCCGGAGATCGTGCTTCACTGCCGGACGGAGATCGAGGCCCAGTGCTCCGGCCTGCACCGCAAAGGCCGCACACTGCACTGTCTGATGAGAATTGGTCGTGGTGACCGGAGCAATGCCATGGACAGCGTCTGCCAGAACGCT CTTCAGACTCTGATCCAGTCTGCTGATCCAGGAGGCGACTATCGGATCGACCGGGCTCTCAACGAGGCCTGCGAGTCCGTTATCCAGACTGCCTGCAAACACATCCGCAATGGAGACCCAAT GATTCTGTCATGCCTGATGGAGCATCTGTACACAGAGAAGATGGTGGAGGACTGTGAACACCGCCTGTTAGAGCTTCAGTATTTTATATCCAGAGACTGGAA ACTGGACCCCATCCTTTATAAGAAATGTCAGGCTGACGCCGCCCGCCTCTGCCACACACACGGCTGGAACGAGACCAACGAGGTGATGCCACCGGGTGCTGTCTTTTCCTGCCTCTATCGCCATGCCTACCGCACAGAGGAGCAGGGAAGACGG tTATCTCGGGACTGTAAGGTGGAAGTTCAGAGGATTCTCCACCAGAGGGCGCTGGATGTGAAGCTGGACCCAGAGCTGCAGAAACGCTGCATGACCGACCTCGGCAAGTGGTGCAGCGAAAAGACAGATGCTGGACAG GAGCTGGAATGTCTGCAGGATCATTTGGAGGACTTAGTTTCCGGCTGCAAGGACGTCGTGGGCAACCTGACAGAGCTGGAGTCAGAG GACATCCAGATCGACGCTCTCCTCATCAGAGCCTGTGAGCCCGTCATTCAGGCACACTGCCAC GATGTAGCTGATAACCAGATCGACACAGGTGATCTGATGGAGTGTTTGGTTCAGAATAAACACCAGAAGGAGATGAATGACAAATGTGCAGTTGGGGTTACACACTTCCAGCTG ATTCAAATGAAGGATTTCCGGTTTTCCTATAAGTTCAAAATGGCCTGCAAGGAGGATGTTCTGCGCTTGTGTCCAAACATCAAGAAAAA AGTGGATGTTGTCATCTGCCTCAGCACCACAGTGAGGAATGACACGCTGCAGGAGGCCAGGGAGCAGAGGGTGTCTCTGAAATGTCGTAAACAGCTGCGGGTAGAGGAGCTGGAGAtg TCCGAAGATATTCGGTTGGAACCAGAGTTGTACGAGCCCTGCAAGTCAGACATCAGTCGTCTGTGTCCCAACGTAGCATTTGGTAACGCTCAG ATGATTGAGTGTCTGAAGGAGCAGAAGAAGCAGCTCAGCCAGCGCTGCCACCAGCGGATCTTCAGACTGCAGGAGGTGGAGATGAGCGACCCCGAGCTCGACTACCAGCTCATGAGAGTCTGCAAACAGATGATCAAG CGGTTCTGTACAGAAGCGGATGCCAGGAATGTGCTCCAGTGTCTAAAGCAGAATAAGAACAGTGAGCTGATGGATCCCAAGTGTAAACAGATGATCACCAAGAGGCAGATCACACAGAACACAG ATTACCGTCTGAACCCAGTGCTGAGGAAGGCATGTCGAGCCGACATCCCAAAGTTCTGCCAGTCCATCCTGAACAAAGCGAGCGAGGACGGTGAACTGGAGGGTCAGGTCATCGCCTGCCTCAAACTCAAATATGCTGACCAG AGATTGTCTTCAGACTGCGAAGACCAGATCAGAGTGATTCTCCAGGAGTCTGCGCTCGACTACAGACTGGACCGACAGCTGCAGATGCACTGCTCAGAAGAA ATCTCCAGATTGTGCGCAGAGGAGGCGGCTGCCCAGGAGCAGACTGGTCAGGTGGAAGAGTGTCTGAAAGTCAACCTGCTTAAAATCAGACAGGAAGCCTGTAAAAAG gaaGTCCTGAACATGCTAAAGGAAAGTAAGGCAGACATCTTTGTGGACCCGGTCCTCCACACAGCCTGTGCTCTGGACCTGAAACACCACTGTGCTGCCATCACGCCGGGCAGAGGACGAC AGATGTCGTGTCTGATGGAGGCGTTACAGGACAAGAGAGTTCGCCTTCAGCCTGAGTGTAAGAAGAGGCTTCAAGACCGCATCGACATGTGGAGCTATGCTGCAAAG GTGGCACCAGCAGAAGGCTTCTCAGACCTGGCCGTGCAGGTGATGACATCACCCTCCAAGAACTACATCCTGTTCATGATCGCACTGAGTGTGTGCGTCCTGTTCCTGGTGGGGCTGCTGTGCGGTCGAATCACCAAGCGAGTGACGAGAGAACTGAAGGACCGATAG